In Columba livia isolate bColLiv1 breed racing homer chromosome 6, bColLiv1.pat.W.v2, whole genome shotgun sequence, a single genomic region encodes these proteins:
- the ARL3 gene encoding ADP-ribosylation factor-like protein 3 isoform X1 — protein sequence MGLLSILRKLKSTPDQEVRILLLGLDNAGKTTLLKQLASEDISHITPTQGFNIKSVQSQGFKLNVWDIGGQRKIRPYWRNYFENTDILIYVIDSADRKRFEETGQELAELLDEEKLSGVPVLIFANKQDLLTAAPASEIAEGLNLHTIRDRVWQIQSCSALSGEGVQAHVSSGQARTVPSHGAAGQSARLLLHRSPLVPHRRRPPALEVVETAGRSLFPLDFRLSKPIRKASQHALY from the exons GGTTTACTGTCAATCTTGCGTAAATTGAAAAGCACCCCAGACCAGGAGGTAAGAATCCTCCTCTTGGGACTGGATAATGCAGGCAAGACCACACTCCTGAAACAGCTGGCATCTGAGGACATCAGCCACATCACGCCAACACAG GGCTTTAACATCAAAAGCGTACAGTCTCAAGGCTTCAAGCTGAACGTATGGGACATAGGCGGACAGAGGAAGATCAGGCCGTACTGGAGGAActattttgaaaatactgatATCCTT atctATGTCATTGACAGCGCAGATAGGAAGAGGTTTGAAGAAACAGGTCAG GAGCTGGCTGAGCTTTTGGACGAAGAAAAGCTTAGTGGAGTCCCCGTGCTCATATTTGCTAACAAGCAGGATTTGCTGACGGCTGCCCCTGCTTCGGAGATTGCCGAGGGACTGAACCTACACACAATCCGGGACAGAGTCTGGCAGATCCAGTCTTGTTCGGCTCTCTCAGGAGAGGGAGTACAG GCTCATGTTTCCAGCGGTCAGGCGAGGACTGTGCCTTCCCACGGAGCCGCCGGTCAGTCTGCGAGGCTGCTCCTCCACCGCTCCCCTCTCGTCCCCCATCGGAGACGGCCGCCAGCACTAGAAGTGGTTGAAACTGCTGGAAGAAGCCTTTTCCCTTTGGATTTTCGCTTGTCCAAACCCATCAGGAAAGCCAGCCA gcatgCTTTATACTGA
- the ARL3 gene encoding ADP-ribosylation factor-like protein 3 isoform X2: MGLLSILRKLKSTPDQEVRILLLGLDNAGKTTLLKQLASEDISHITPTQGFNIKSVQSQGFKLNVWDIGGQRKIRPYWRNYFENTDILIYVIDSADRKRFEETGQELAELLDEEKLSGVPVLIFANKQDLLTAAPASEIAEGLNLHTIRDRVWQIQSCSALSGEGVQDGMNWVCKNVSAKKK, translated from the exons GGTTTACTGTCAATCTTGCGTAAATTGAAAAGCACCCCAGACCAGGAGGTAAGAATCCTCCTCTTGGGACTGGATAATGCAGGCAAGACCACACTCCTGAAACAGCTGGCATCTGAGGACATCAGCCACATCACGCCAACACAG GGCTTTAACATCAAAAGCGTACAGTCTCAAGGCTTCAAGCTGAACGTATGGGACATAGGCGGACAGAGGAAGATCAGGCCGTACTGGAGGAActattttgaaaatactgatATCCTT atctATGTCATTGACAGCGCAGATAGGAAGAGGTTTGAAGAAACAGGTCAG GAGCTGGCTGAGCTTTTGGACGAAGAAAAGCTTAGTGGAGTCCCCGTGCTCATATTTGCTAACAAGCAGGATTTGCTGACGGCTGCCCCTGCTTCGGAGATTGCCGAGGGACTGAACCTACACACAATCCGGGACAGAGTCTGGCAGATCCAGTCTTGTTCGGCTCTCTCAGGAGAGGGAGTACAG gACGGCATGAATTGGGTGTGCAAAAATGTCAGTgctaagaagaaataa